In Candidatus Persebacteraceae bacterium Df01, the genomic window AGCGACAACCCATAAGACGACCATACATAAACACCGTAACCGCCCATCTCAAAAAAAAGCCGCCAATCTTCCACTAACCCAATCCTCTTTCGCTCCGAACGATTTGTTGAGCCCACCGAGTACTGCCTTCTTCTTCCAAAAGCAACGCTTGTGCTTGCGTACTCAGAACAAGGCAATAAAACACCATAAATGCCCCGACCATAAACAACAAAGGAAACAGCATGTCTGGATGCATGGCCGGAGCACCCAATTTGGTAATAGTGGCCGGCTGGTGCAGCGTGTTCCACCAATCCACCGAAAAATGAATAATAGGAACATTAACCACACCTACCAGTAGCAAAACAGCACCGGCTTGTGCGGCTGCGCGACGGTCAGAAAAAGCAGTAGACAATGCCATATAACCTAAATATAAAAAAAGCAGGATGAGTTCCGAAGTCAGCCGCGCATCCCACACCCACCAAGTTCCCCACATTGGCTTACCCCAAATAGAAC contains:
- a CDS encoding heme ABC transporter permease — protein: MWRAIYRLGSPRDFYRLADVMRPWLAALFIALVGTGLYGGLVAAPADYQQGDGYRIIFVHVPAAWMSLFVYVSMAVMAAVTLIWRGKMAAICARAAAPVGAAFTFLALVTGSIWGKPMWGTWWVWDARLTSELILLFLYLGYMALSTAFSDRRAAAQAGAVLLLVGVVNVPIIHFSVDWWNTLHQPATITKLGAPAMHPDMLFPLLFMVGAFMVFYCLVLSTQAQALLLEEEGSTRWAQQIVRSERGLG